In the genome of Tsukamurella tyrosinosolvens, one region contains:
- a CDS encoding MarR family winged helix-turn-helix transcriptional regulator codes for MTPASEAPGAPSAPAADAAIDDLASRLRSPLLQLHFLVRRNTPGPDLTPAQQAALQSLLLLGPVRMGELARYLRIRLPSATSAVDGLERLGLAERSPDPDDGRAVVVKLSEHGQQLTSELVAARNAMLAGHLGELSDEDRANLDRAIPALHKLMDRYRDDL; via the coding sequence ATGACCCCCGCGTCCGAAGCACCCGGCGCACCGTCGGCCCCGGCGGCCGATGCCGCGATCGACGACCTCGCCTCCCGCCTGCGCTCCCCGCTGCTGCAGCTGCACTTCCTGGTGCGGCGCAACACCCCCGGCCCCGACCTCACCCCCGCGCAGCAGGCCGCCCTGCAGAGCCTGCTGCTCCTGGGTCCGGTGCGGATGGGCGAGCTCGCACGCTACTTGCGGATCCGCCTGCCCTCTGCCACGAGCGCCGTGGACGGCCTCGAGCGGCTCGGCCTCGCGGAGCGCAGCCCCGACCCCGACGACGGCCGGGCCGTGGTCGTCAAGCTCTCCGAGCACGGGCAGCAGCTGACCTCCGAGCTGGTGGCGGCGCGCAACGCGATGCTGGCCGGACACCTGGGCGAGCTGTCCGACGAGGACCGCGCGAACCTGGATCGCGCGATCCCCGCGCTGCACAAGCTCATGGACCGGTACCGGGACGACCTCTGA